In one Syntrophorhabdus sp. genomic region, the following are encoded:
- a CDS encoding VWA domain-containing protein, with protein sequence MFIDFFFMLRRKGVPVSIKEWMSFIEALYEGHFQSNLNHLYHIGRAFLVKSEAYYDAYDLAFQEFFGGIATEDVELDKVLGWLENPLNRLPKMSPEEIMEFQRQLEEFKRTHDLEELMRQFRERLKEQKERHDGGSKWVGTGGKSPFGAYGYHPGGIRVGGESWMQSASKVATERRFRNYRNDIILDVRQTKMALKKLRELKREGTEEELDIEETIDKTAKEGGEIELVFSKSRENSVRIILLMDTGGSMLPYTELCEKLFSAATQANHFKEFRYFFFHNCIYQDIYEDMANYKNVPTEKLFSLFNKNYKLILVGDARMAYSELFEVNGCIDYFSTNDKPGLDWLSRIRDHFPHSVWLNPTHKNFWGHYTVDTIGKLFPMYELTIDGLKDAIKALTSKTRNLLHQ encoded by the coding sequence ATGTTCATAGATTTTTTCTTCATGCTCCGAAGGAAGGGTGTCCCTGTTTCCATCAAGGAGTGGATGTCTTTCATCGAGGCGTTGTACGAAGGCCATTTCCAATCGAACCTCAATCACCTCTACCACATCGGCAGGGCCTTTCTCGTCAAGAGCGAGGCGTACTACGACGCCTATGACCTTGCCTTCCAGGAGTTCTTCGGCGGCATCGCCACCGAGGATGTCGAGCTCGACAAGGTGCTCGGATGGCTCGAGAACCCGCTGAACCGTTTGCCGAAGATGAGCCCCGAGGAGATCATGGAGTTTCAGAGGCAGCTTGAGGAGTTCAAGCGCACCCACGATCTCGAGGAACTGATGCGGCAATTCCGGGAGCGTTTGAAAGAGCAGAAAGAGCGCCACGACGGCGGGAGCAAATGGGTCGGCACGGGAGGCAAGTCTCCCTTTGGCGCCTACGGGTATCATCCCGGCGGGATCCGGGTCGGGGGAGAGTCGTGGATGCAGTCGGCCTCCAAGGTGGCCACGGAGCGCAGGTTCCGCAATTACCGCAACGACATCATCCTCGATGTGCGGCAGACGAAGATGGCCCTCAAGAAGCTGCGCGAGCTGAAGCGCGAGGGCACCGAGGAAGAGCTGGACATAGAAGAGACCATCGACAAGACGGCGAAAGAAGGCGGCGAGATCGAGCTTGTCTTCAGCAAGTCCCGGGAGAACTCGGTGCGCATCATCCTTCTCATGGACACCGGCGGATCGATGCTGCCCTACACGGAGTTGTGCGAGAAGCTCTTTTCCGCGGCAACGCAGGCGAACCACTTCAAGGAGTTCCGCTACTTCTTCTTCCATAACTGCATATATCAGGATATCTACGAAGATATGGCCAATTACAAGAACGTGCCGACGGAGAAGCTCTTCTCCCTCTTCAACAAGAACTACAAGCTCATACTCGTCGGTGACGCCAGGATGGCCTATTCGGAGCTCTTCGAGGTGAACGGCTGCATCGACTATTTCTCGACGAACGACAAGCCCGGCCTCGACTGGCTTTCAAGGATACGCGATCATTTCCCGCACTCGGTATGGCTCAACCCGACACACAAGAACTTCTGGGGACATTACACCGTCGACACCATCGGCAAGCTCTTCCCCATGTACGAGCTCACCATCGACGGTCTGAAGGACGCGATAAAGGCATTGACCTCGAAGACGAGGAACCTCCTCCATCAGTAG
- a CDS encoding MoxR family ATPase: protein MAGGSQGYSGSDDYIASKALMEIVNVAVILKKPLVVKGEPGTGKTLLAHSIARALNKKLLIWNIKSTTKARDGLYVYDTVQRLNDARFKDKDISDIRQYIKMGKLGQSFSSDEQVILLIDEIDKADIEFPNDLLNELDEMSFHINELDEEVTAKHRPIVIITSNSEKELPDAFLRRCLFYYIEFPDGEMMEKIIKVHYPDIEDKLVREALKKFYWIREMDGLKKRPSTSELLDWIKALALGGIKIEKINNEIPFLGTLLKNEQDTDRFVRVSTNQGGFGFRRR from the coding sequence ATGGCAGGCGGTTCACAGGGATACAGCGGAAGCGACGATTACATAGCATCGAAAGCACTCATGGAGATTGTCAACGTAGCGGTGATTCTCAAGAAACCTCTCGTGGTGAAAGGCGAGCCTGGTACAGGAAAGACGCTCCTCGCCCACAGCATCGCCCGGGCGCTCAACAAGAAGCTTCTGATCTGGAACATAAAGTCGACCACCAAGGCCCGCGACGGCCTGTACGTATACGACACCGTGCAAAGGCTCAACGACGCGCGGTTCAAAGACAAGGACATCAGCGACATCAGGCAGTACATCAAGATGGGAAAGCTGGGCCAGTCGTTCTCGAGCGACGAGCAGGTCATCCTCCTCATCGACGAGATCGACAAGGCCGACATCGAGTTTCCCAACGACCTGCTCAACGAGCTCGACGAGATGAGCTTTCACATCAACGAGCTTGACGAAGAGGTCACGGCGAAGCATAGACCCATCGTCATCATAACGAGCAACTCGGAGAAGGAGCTTCCCGACGCGTTCCTCAGGAGATGTCTCTTCTACTACATCGAATTCCCCGACGGCGAGATGATGGAAAAGATCATCAAGGTCCATTATCCTGACATCGAGGACAAGCTTGTCAGAGAGGCCCTGAAGAAGTTCTACTGGATACGGGAGATGGACGGGTTGAAAAAGAGGCCGTCGACAAGCGAGCTCCTCGACTGGATAAAGGCCCTCGCCCTCGGCGGCATAAAGATCGAGAAGATCAACAACGAGATCCCCTTTCTCGGGACACTCCTCAAGAACGAACAGGATACGGACAGGTTCGTGCGTGTCTCGACGAATCAGGGCGGATTTGGATTCAGAAGAAGGTAA